A part of Ziziphus jujuba cultivar Dongzao chromosome 8, ASM3175591v1 genomic DNA contains:
- the LOC107404152 gene encoding protein NRT1/ PTR FAMILY 2.3: MENPELDQMEDKVMISAQTTPTCTAPKRGGWTTFPFIIGTVTGLTLAASGWSVNLMVFLIRKFNVSSIAATKINNVVIGCNSLFPVVGAILADSFFGSFSVVTVFSFVSLLGMTMLTVIAGVQSLRPSECPFGSLNPCEHPSWLQYLVLYAALALASLGVGGTRYTIATMGANQFDNVKDQRDFFNWYVLALSVSSIISSTAIVYVQDNVGRGLGFGICLVSNAISLALFLFGKAFYRKIIPKGSPFVSIARVVVSAILKRKMVLSLTESDYYYGTEMPKMGHSAATRSFRFLNRAALKTENDRKFDGIYRKSWKLCSVEEVEDLKTLIRIIPIWSAGIMVSTTIAISGNLTILQALTMNRNIGSTNFKIPAASFVVFNLISTIIAIIIFNRALIPLWESLTHHSPTPLQRLGLAYVINIISLVSSALIETQRLHVVRTHGLTHRPGSVVPMSALWLVIPMSILGIAEAFVPVQIGLYYQEFPKFMKDTSTAVVSLMVGIGFYLGTAIIDVVDRITGWLPNNINEGRVDNMFWLMVVIAVLNSGYYLVCAKLFKYRHNDDVANEESNIELIAH; the protein is encoded by the exons atggAAAACCCAGAGTTGGATCAGATGGAAGACAAGGTGATGATCTCCGCCCAAACCACACCCACATGCACTGCTCCTAAACGAGGAGGCTGGACTACCTTCCCCTTCATTATag GAACAGTGACGGGTCTTACCCTAGCCGCCAGTGGGTGGTCGGTGAATTTGATGGTATTTCTCATACGGAAGTTCAATGTGAGTAGCATCGCAGCTACCAAGATCAACAACGTTGTCATAGGTTGTAACAGTCTTTTTCCCGTTGTCGGTGCCATCCTTGCCGACTCTTTCTTCGGCTCCTTCTCCGTCGTCACCGTTTTCTCTTTCGTTTCTTTGCTG ggtATGACGATGTTAACCGTGATAGCTGGAGTCCAATCCTTGAGGCCTTCAGAATGTCCATTTGGATCATTAAACCCATGCGAACATCCATCATGGCTTCAATATTTAGTCCTATATGCAGCACTAGCTCTGGCTTCACTAGGAGTGGGAGGCACTCGCTATACAATAGCAACAATGGGTGCCAATCAATTTGACAATGTTAAGGACCAAAGGGATTTCTTTAATTGGTATGTTTTGGCCTTGTCTGTTTCCAGTATCATAAGCTCCACTGCCATCGTTTATGTTCAGGACAATGTTGGCAGGGGATTAGGGTTTGGGATTTGTTTGGTTTCAAATGCTATTAGTttagcattatttttatttggaaaagcaTTTTACCGGAAAATTATACCAAAAGGAAGCCCATTCGTGAGCATAGCTAGGGTGGTGGTTTCAGCTATTCTCAAAAGGAAAATGGTATTGAGTTTAACGGAATCGGATTACTACTATGGAACTGAAATGCCAAAAATGGGTCACAGTGCAGCAACTCGAAGTTTCAG ATTCTTGAATCGTGCAGCgttaaaaacagaaaatgacAGAAAGTTCGATGGCATTTATAGAAAATCATGGAAGCTATGCAGCGTGGAAGAAGTAGAAGACCTCAAAACCTTAATAAGAATCATCCCAATATGGTCTGCTGGCATTATGGTATCCACCACCATTGCCATCTCCGGCAATCTTACAATCCTTCAAGCCCTAACAATGAACAGAAACATTGGTTCCACAAACTTCAAAATACCAGCAgcgtcctttgttgtcttcaaCCTTATATCCACAATCATCGCAATCATAATCTTTAATCGAGCATTGATCCCGCTCTGGGAAAGCCTAACCCATCACTCTCCAACACCCCTTCAACGTCTAGGGCTTGCCTATGTCATCAACATCATTTCATTGGTTAGTTCTGCTTTAATTGAAACCCAAAGACTTCATGTGGTTCGAACCCATGGTTTAACACACAGACCCGGTTCGGTCGTTCCTATGTCAGCCTTGTGGTTGGTTATACCCATGTCCATTTTGGGTATAGCTGAGGCATTTGTTCCGGTTCAAATCGGTTTGTATTATCAAGAGTTTCCGAAATTTATGAAGGATACATCGACAGCGGTGGTGTCTTTGATGGTTGGAATAGGGTTTTATCTTGGAACTGCAATTATCGATGTTGTGGACCGGATCACAGGGTGGttaccaaataatataaatgaagGTAGAGTGGATAATATGTTTTGGTTGATGGTAGTGATTGCGGTGTTGAATTCTGGGTACTATTTGGTTTGTGCTAAGCTGTTTAAGTACCGACATAACGATGATGTTGCTAATGAAGAGTCTAATATAGAATTGATTGCTCACTGA
- the LOC132805068 gene encoding uncharacterized protein LOC132805068 — protein sequence MASSSSSSSSSSSSTSSLADSSSSSFFTTATDTVPVTQEQLNIFHSVDRKLFTRLVFNLSRDPAESTQVMALWLWLEQAERDLHFVNKILVNFPDSLLNAIADETVVALNCAESDRFPFPSNNFPDIPLLRSMTSTGSLSLKFFYENRFGVIRGVTRMLNKVCARAFQDILQRVQERKAQEHARLGSLTSVYYSNNHPYNYGGSTVKGSDSSPHVGGGFDTSDLAFQRQIMNSSETGDVLGRLQLGGGSSDVKGRDCVPVDDRTIFLTFSKGYPISEFEVKEFITKKFGDNVIDYIYMQEVSPEDQPLYARLVVRSVSDIGIVLSGKSKAKFSINGKHVWARKFVRKQVKSPQNLSPPSVSQPGSPSEPSQDMDSGNDTETRSTPSTIPLESVAPASLLPFPPSSLRKRKPSRKPSMVWDNYEKIENSDPDNPRWLREAHDSIASIRNVVKYVRSSPIRLQKLKECVAQEKIESNSLVFFDVLTRWNSTYLMLEVASKFQKIFERLEEDDGHYLCYFREDNGGGKRVGPPNHIDWNNALVFVKFFKSFYDVTLKFSSSLHVSSDAYFS from the exons ATGGcgtcctcttcttcttcttcttcttcttcttcttcttcaacatcCTCTCTTGCCGATTCATCTTCCTCTTCCTTCTTCACCACGGCAACCGACACCGTCCCCGTCACACAGGAACAGTTGAACATCTTCCATTCCGTCGACCGCAAGCTCTTCACCCGCCTAGTCTTCAATCTGAGCCGCGACCCCGCCGAGTCCACTCAGGTCATGGCTCTCTGGCTCTGGTTGGAGCAAGCCGAACGAGACCTGCATTTCGTCAATAAAATTTTGGTCAACTTCCCCGATTCTCTCCTCAATGCCATCGCCGATGAAACCGTCGTCGCTTTGAATTGCGCGGAGAGCGATCGGTTCCCTTTCCCTTCCAACAATTTCCCCGACATACCTCTTCTCCGAAGCATGACGAGTACCGGATCGTTGAGCCTCAAATTCTTTTATGAAAACAGGTTCGGAGTTATCCGCGGCGTCACAAGGATGCTCAACAAAGTCTGTGCCAGGGCATTTCAGGACATCTTGCAGCGTGTTCAGGAGAGAAAAGCCCAAGAACACGCTCGGCTTGGTTCGCTTACCAGTGTTTACTACAGCAATAATCATCCTTATAATTACGGTGGTAGTACAGTAAAAGGAAGTGATTCGAGTCCGCACGTTGGTGGTGGTTTTGATACGTCTGATCTTGCATTCCAGAGACAGATTATGAATAGCAGTGAAACTGGGGATGTTTTGGGTCGTTTACAATTAGGTGGTGGTAGTAGTGATGTTAAAGGAAGAGACTGCGTGCCTGTTGATGATAGGACTATTTTTTTGACATTCTCTAAAGGCTATCCAATTTCTGAATTTGAAGTCAAAGAATTCATCACCAA GAAATTTGGAGATAATGTGattgattatatatacatgcaagaaGTGTCGCCCGAGGACCAACCCCTCTATGCACGACTTGTTGTTCGGTCGGTTTCTGACATTGGAATAGTTCTCAGTGGAAAGAGCAAAGCCAAATTCTCCATCAATGGGAAACATGTTTGGGCTAGAAAATTTGTTCGTAAGCAAGTCAAGTCGCCCCAGAATTTGTCACCTCCTTCGGTTTCTCAACCTGGTTCACCATCCGAACCATCACAag ATATGGATAGTGGTAATGATACTGAAACTCGTAGTACCCCATCAACAATACCATTAGAATCAGTAGCACCTGCATCACTTCTTCCATTTCCACCATCTAgtttaaggaaaagaaaaccatCTAGGAAACCATCCATGGTGTGGGATAATTatgagaaaatagaaaattcagaTCCTGATAACCCTAGAT GGTTGAGGGAGGCACATGACTCTATTGCTAGTATTCGTAATGTAGTGAAATATGTTAGATCTTCTCCTATTAGATTACAAAAGCTTAAGGAGTGTGTTGCTCAAGAGAAAATTGAGAGCAATTCTCTTGTGTTTTTTGATGTTCTaactaggtggaattccacctactTAATGTTGGAAGTAGCTTCgaaattccaaaaaatttttgaaaggtTGGAAGAGGATGATGGTCATTATCTATGCTATTTTAGGGAGGACAATGGTGGTGGAAAAAGGGTTGGACCACCTAATCATATTGATTGGAACAATGCTCTTGTTTTTGTGAAGttctttaaaagtttttatgATGTAACTTTAAAGTTTAGTTCTTCACTGCATGTTAGTTCCGATGCttatttttcatga
- the LOC107413617 gene encoding protein RETARDED ROOT GROWTH-LIKE, whose translation MGPLIPKASFHTQTKMWRTIATDTLSAMHFASRLSPFSSSPSTPLASVRRTILAHYHLPSLSPSKPQSLSLPKTLVPFTTNSAKAAAASSLLVGPRSGFCLVIVRCVSSVSSAPTLEWNEPVSCSEVGDSCSEEVVNGNIGTVEDDAKPSIPVRAYFFSTSVDLRSLVEQNRRNFIPPTSRMTNYVVFKFGELSDSDGLGASLSGSDCRFMVVFQYGSIVLFNVREHEVDGYLKIVEKHASGLLPEMRKDEYEVREKPTLSTWMRGGLDYIMLQHLNTDGIRTIGSVLGQSIALDYYVRQVDGMVAEFTDINRGMETTGKFKMKRKKLFQLVGKANSNLADVILKLGLFERSDIAWKDAKYAQIWEYLRDEFELTQRFASLDFKLKFVEHNIRFLQEILQNRKSDFLEWLIIALIGAEILLSLYDIAHRSALTSL comes from the exons ATGGGACCATTGATTCCCAAAGCCTCCTTTCATACCCAAACCAAAATGTGGCGCACCATAGCCACAGACACCCTCAGCGCCATGCATTTCGCTTCTCGCCTCTctcccttttcttcttctccttcaacACCACTCGCTTCAGTGCGCCGTACAATCCTTGCCCACTACCATTTGCCGTCCCTTTCGCCCTCAAAACCTCAATCTCTGTCTCTTCCCAAAACCCTAGTTCCCTTTACGACCAATTCGGCCAAAGCGGCAGCAGCTTCCTCTCTTCTTGTGGGTCCCAGGAGCGGTTTCTGTTTGGTTATAGTGCGGTGCGTCTCGTCGGTCTCTTCGGCTCCCACATTGGAGTGGAACGAGCCGGTGTCGTGCTCGGAGGTTGGGGATTCCTGCTCGGAGGAGGTTGTTAATGGTAATATTGGGACTGTGGAGGATGATGCCAAACCCTCAATTCCTGTTAGAGCTTATTTTTTCTCTACCAG TGTGGATTTAAGAAGTTTGGTGGAACAGAACAGACGCAATTTTATCCCACCAACATCACGTATGACCAATTACGTTGTTTTTAAGTTTGGCGAGCTATCTGATTCCGAT gGTTTGGGTGCTTCCTTAAGTGGGAGTGATTGCCGCTTCATGGTTGTTTTTCAGTATGGCTCCATCGTCTTGTTTAATGTTCGTGAACATGAGGTTGATGGCTATTTGAAAATTGTAGAAAAGCATGCATCTGGACTGCTACCTGAAATGAGAAAGGATG AGTATGAGGTGAGAGAGAAGCCAACTTTAAGCACATGGATGCGAGGTGGTTTGGATTATATAATGTTGCAGCACTTGAATACTGATGGAATCAGAACCATTGGCAGTGTTCTTGGTCAAAGTATTGCTCTTGATTATTATGTTCGCCAG GTTGATGGAATGGTTGCAGAATTCACTGACATTAATCGTGGCATGGAAACAActggaaaatttaaaatgaagaggaaaaaactATTTCAGTTAGTGGGAAAGGCAAATTCTAACCTTGCGGATGTGATTCTTAAGCTTGGACTATTTGAaag ATCAGATATTGCCTGGAAGGATGCAAAATATGCTCAGATATGGGAATATCTTAGAGACGAATTTGAACTAACTCAGAGATTTGCAAGTCTTGATTTCAAGTTGAAGTTTGTGGAG CATAATATCCGCTTTCTTCAAGAAATTCTTCAAAACAGGAAATCAGATTTTTTGGAATGGCTGATTATTGCGTTGATTGGTGCTGAAATACTCTTATCCCTTTATGACATTGCCCATAGGTCAGCACTAACTTCGCTTTAG